A portion of the Leptospirales bacterium genome contains these proteins:
- the nadE gene encoding NAD(+) synthase, giving the protein MLTVAVATLAVNQTPLDWSGNLDRILRALRTLGKPIDLALFPELCITGYGCEDAFHSPDVQERALQLLREIAQEADRRLPGGAVIVGLPIARNDRLYNCAAVLNGGRIAGITAKGRLAGDGVHYEPRWFSAWHGQQTEVIEIDGQSIPFGNPLFALGDIRFAIEICEDAWVPDRPGVQHLNGGVDLLLNPSASHFAFGKFELRRRIVQESSRNFGCAYAMVNLLGNEAGRMIYDGAAVVAAGGEMLLEDRGFSFADYRVQNTLIDLERLRVQRARQYSFVRQGDATPGPVAPVQLLRGRTRTIGFGSPPNSANASPLPRTCWAETVGAAQLASREAEFLRAEGLGLFDYLRKSHSRGFVISLSGGADSACCAVLVQRMLALAIAELGPRECLERLGRRDLIELLPDESHESEDGLRKIVPVLSSQLLLTVYQSTRQSSETTRSAASALADALHADHYEIDVEEQAAAYLQRGAAIAGRTLEWKTDDLALQNIQARTRAPMVWLLANLRGDLLLTTSNRSEAAVGYCTMDGDTAGGLAPIAGIDKHFVQNWLRWMEIQGDWLLGPIAALQAITRQAPTAELRPAAAGQSDESDLMPYRLLDRIERLAIRDRKPPAEIFEHLHADPEWSDANQLRAAIRRFFELWSRNQWKRERYAPSFHLDDVNLDPRSWYRFPILNGGYRTELDEMDDQAAGGANR; this is encoded by the coding sequence ATGCTTACCGTCGCGGTTGCCACGCTGGCTGTAAATCAGACGCCGCTCGATTGGAGCGGCAATCTCGATCGAATTCTACGCGCCCTGCGGACGCTCGGCAAACCGATCGACCTGGCGCTCTTCCCAGAGCTGTGCATTACCGGCTATGGCTGTGAGGACGCCTTTCATTCCCCGGATGTTCAGGAGCGAGCGCTGCAATTGCTGCGTGAGATCGCTCAAGAAGCTGATCGGCGTTTGCCTGGCGGTGCGGTGATTGTCGGACTTCCAATCGCACGTAACGATCGTCTTTACAATTGCGCTGCGGTACTGAACGGCGGGCGTATCGCTGGCATTACAGCCAAGGGGCGCCTCGCCGGCGATGGCGTTCACTATGAGCCGCGCTGGTTTAGCGCCTGGCATGGCCAACAGACAGAAGTAATAGAAATCGACGGACAGAGCATCCCTTTTGGCAATCCGCTGTTTGCACTCGGCGACATTCGCTTTGCCATCGAAATCTGCGAGGATGCCTGGGTGCCAGACCGGCCCGGAGTGCAGCACTTGAATGGCGGCGTCGATTTACTGCTCAATCCCTCGGCCTCGCATTTTGCGTTTGGCAAGTTTGAGCTGCGCCGCCGTATTGTGCAGGAGTCATCGCGCAACTTTGGCTGCGCTTATGCAATGGTGAACCTGCTGGGCAACGAGGCCGGCCGGATGATCTACGATGGCGCCGCGGTAGTTGCAGCCGGCGGCGAAATGCTGCTTGAGGATCGCGGCTTTTCCTTTGCCGACTATCGCGTCCAGAATACCCTCATTGACCTTGAGCGGCTGCGCGTCCAGCGCGCGCGTCAGTACAGCTTTGTACGTCAGGGCGACGCAACGCCTGGACCCGTTGCTCCAGTACAGTTGCTACGGGGCCGCACGAGAACCATCGGTTTTGGTTCGCCGCCCAATTCTGCCAATGCCTCTCCATTGCCCCGGACTTGCTGGGCGGAGACGGTAGGCGCGGCCCAGCTGGCATCGCGCGAAGCCGAGTTTTTGCGCGCGGAAGGTCTTGGACTTTTTGACTATTTGCGCAAGAGCCACAGCCGCGGCTTTGTCATATCGTTATCGGGCGGCGCCGACTCGGCCTGCTGCGCTGTGCTGGTGCAGCGAATGCTGGCGCTGGCCATTGCTGAGCTTGGACCTCGCGAGTGTCTGGAGCGACTTGGTCGCCGCGACTTGATTGAGTTGCTGCCCGATGAGAGCCACGAGAGCGAAGACGGACTACGCAAAATCGTCCCCGTCCTGAGTTCACAGCTGCTGCTCACGGTCTATCAATCCACACGGCAATCCAGCGAAACGACGCGCAGCGCCGCGAGCGCACTGGCTGACGCACTGCATGCCGATCATTACGAAATCGACGTCGAAGAGCAGGCCGCAGCCTATCTCCAGCGCGGAGCGGCTATCGCCGGGCGCACGCTGGAATGGAAGACCGATGACCTTGCCCTGCAAAATATCCAGGCTCGCACGCGCGCGCCCATGGTCTGGCTACTGGCAAACTTGCGCGGCGATCTGTTATTGACCACCAGCAATCGGAGTGAAGCAGCCGTCGGCTACTGCACGATGGACGGAGATACCGCGGGAGGCCTAGCGCCCATTGCGGGAATCGATAAGCACTTTGTCCAGAACTGGCTGCGCTGGATGGAAATTCAGGGCGACTGGCTGCTTGGGCCGATTGCGGCTCTGCAGGCCATCACGCGTCAGGCGCCCACAGCAGAACTGCGGCCGGCTGCGGCGGGACAGAGCGACGAGTCGGATCTAATGCCATACCGACTGCTTGATCGCATTGAACGGCTGGCGATACGCGACCGTAAGCCGCCTGCGGAGATTTTCGAGCATCTGCATGCAGACCCGGAGTGGTCCGACGCAAATCAGTTGCGCGCTGCAATTCGGCGCTTCTTCGAACTCTGGTCAAGAAACCAATGGAAACGCGAACGCTATGCGCCCTCATTCCATCTGGACGACGTCAATCTGGATCCGCGCAGCTGGTACCGCTTTCCTATTTTGAATGGCGGCTACCGCACAGAGCTCGATGAAATGGATGATCAAGCAGCAGGAGGCGCCAATCGATGA
- the purQ gene encoding phosphoribosylformylglycinamidine synthase subunit PurQ: MKAGVLTFPGSNCDQDILRGLKLAFDLEADLLWHADAIERRYDLLIVPGGFSYGDYLRCGAIARFARAMDSLREHRRSGRPVVGICNGFQILCEAGLLPGALIRNVTLKHICKTVALKANPHNAFARGLQANREYRIPVSHGEGNFRIDEEELRSLFDHDQIAFQYADNVNGSAEQIAGITDREHLCLGLMPHPERAVDPLTSSSLDGLLLLQSFLERCQLAVA; this comes from the coding sequence GTGAAGGCCGGCGTTCTTACTTTTCCAGGATCCAATTGTGATCAGGACATACTGCGCGGTTTGAAGCTGGCTTTTGATCTCGAAGCCGACCTCCTCTGGCATGCCGACGCAATTGAAAGGCGCTATGACCTGCTGATCGTACCCGGCGGCTTTTCCTATGGAGACTACTTGCGCTGCGGCGCCATTGCAAGATTTGCCAGGGCCATGGATTCCTTGCGCGAACATCGCCGTAGTGGACGGCCAGTCGTCGGGATTTGCAATGGTTTTCAAATCCTTTGCGAGGCAGGCCTGCTTCCCGGCGCTCTGATTCGCAACGTCACGCTGAAACACATCTGCAAGACGGTCGCACTCAAAGCGAATCCGCACAACGCATTCGCACGCGGTTTGCAGGCCAATCGCGAATATCGAATCCCCGTCTCCCACGGCGAGGGCAATTTCCGAATCGATGAGGAGGAATTGCGGAGCCTTTTTGACCATGATCAAATTGCATTTCAGTATGCGGACAATGTCAATGGTTCCGCCGAGCAAATCGCGGGGATCACCGACCGTGAACATCTCTGTCTGGGCTTGATGCCGCATCCGGAGCGCGCCGTTGATCCGCTGACCTCCTCGTCACTGGACGGTCTGTTGCTTCTGCAATCTTTCCTGGAGCGCTGCCAGCTGGCGGTCGCCTGA